The DNA window CAGCTTGGGATTGGCCTTGGTGAGCGCCACGCCCGGGCCGTATCGCAGTGAAGAACTGCTGAACCAGGGCGTCTTCGACTTCTCGCCCAGCTCGGCGATCGTCAGTGCGTCGACGAGTGAGCCGGCGAGCGGCTTGTCGATAAACACCGGCTTGCCGGCGGCGAACACCGGTCGAACCTGTTCCAGGTGGGGCCGGCCGTCGACGCTTTCGAGCAGCACGCAGTCGACCTTGGTCAGCAGCGCGGGAATGGAATCGACAATCTCCACGCCCATCGCCTTGATATCGGCGGTGTACTTCTCCACCCGGCTGGCGGAGGACTCTATGTCCTTCGACCCGCCCGGGAACGCCGCGACCACCTTCATGTTGGCCAGGTCGCCGGTGTTCTTGGGGTCGTTCATCAGCTTGGTGAACGCGCCGGCGTGCGAGGTATCGAGGCCGATGATGCCGACACGCAACGGCGGCGGGGCGTCGGCGGCAGAACTGGTCTGCACGGCCAGAAGGGATAACGTCAACGCGACCAGAAACGCAAAACTCCGCGACATGCGATGCCTCCGGCAATTCGGGTGAGTTCGAAGCGACTTGTCCTCGTTGCTAGTACCGTGCCGATTGGAAGTTGTGGTCGGCGTCACTCGGCCAATTTCCCGCACACCATCAGCATCCGCGGGAGGTGGAACAGGCCTTTCCACATGTTGCCTTTCAGCCGTGTCGAAACGCTGCCGTCACGATGAAGGTAGCCGTACCATTCGCCGTGCTCAGGGTCGGGAAAGTGCTTGAAAGACCAGTCGTGGACGAGCCTGTGCCAGTCGGCGTACTTCTGACGGCCGGTCAGCTTCCACGCCATGAGCGTGGCGATCTCGGCCTCGTTGTGCGGCCACCAGAACTTCATGTCGTGCCAGTATTCCTGCACGGGCAGATCGCGCAGGTCGCGAAAGTAGAAGATGCCGCCGAACTGCTGGTCCCAGCCGCGCTCCCACATCCAGTCGAGGATCGTTGTGCCCAGTTCGATCAGCCGGGCCGCGCCGCGGTGGCGGCCTTCCTCCATCAGGAACCACGCACACTCCAGCGCATGGCCGGGGTTCAACGTGCGACCGTCGAAGTGATCGATGATGCCGCCGTCGGGGGCGACGACTTCCATCAGGGCGCGATGCTGCGGCTTCATAAACAGCCGCTCGATGCGGTCGATCGCAAAGTCGATCCAGCCGGTCATTGATCGGTCTTCGACAATGACATCGCCCAGATGCCTGCGCAGTTCCTGCGCCGTGGCGATGCCGATCATCAGCGGGCCGATGCCGGTCATCGGGCGGGTTGCCGGGTCCACCTTGGCCGGCATGACGCCGGGCGTGAAGCTGTGCTGTAGGT is part of the Humisphaera borealis genome and encodes:
- a CDS encoding AGE family epimerase/isomerase; protein product: MNLPDLYRHTLLDDVIPFWLRHGVDREYGGFLTALDRDGSVIDTDKSVWFQGRGAWTFATLCLKYGDRPEWRDAAAGAIDFLRRYCFSPSGKMYFTVTRDGRPLRMRRYVFSESFAAIACAAWHRLTGEEQARGDALRCFATYLQHSFTPGVMPAKVDPATRPMTGIGPLMIGIATAQELRRHLGDVIVEDRSMTGWIDFAIDRIERLFMKPQHRALMEVVAPDGGIIDHFDGRTLNPGHALECAWFLMEEGRHRGAARLIELGTTILDWMWERGWDQQFGGIFYFRDLRDLPVQEYWHDMKFWWPHNEAEIATLMAWKLTGRQKYADWHRLVHDWSFKHFPDPEHGEWYGYLHRDGSVSTRLKGNMWKGLFHLPRMLMVCGKLAE
- a CDS encoding Gfo/Idh/MocA family protein; this translates as MSRSFAFLVALTLSLLAVQTSSAADAPPPLRVGIIGLDTSHAGAFTKLMNDPKNTGDLANMKVVAAFPGGSKDIESSASRVEKYTADIKAMGVEIVDSIPALLTKVDCVLLESVDGRPHLEQVRPVFAAGKPVFIDKPLAGSLVDALTIAELGEKSKTPWFSSSSLRYGPGVALTKANPKLGEITGVSAWSPCSLEKTHPDLYWYGIHGCEMLYTYMGPGCQTVSRTQTEGTDFVVGTWKDGRIGTFRGIRQGKADYGATVYGTKGSVAAPGYEGYKPLLEVVATFFRTGKPPIAASETIELMAFMEAADESKRQGGKPVSIADVLEKARAQVKATAK